From Vigna unguiculata cultivar IT97K-499-35 chromosome 5, ASM411807v1, whole genome shotgun sequence, the proteins below share one genomic window:
- the LOC114184602 gene encoding uncharacterized protein LOC114184602, translated as MKKPYNRPQTSQGSTCYQCCGPHLKRNCPQLTGGMGGSGDSRKCFICDKSGHFANNCPENKSLGVKKPAVSPAERARAAGRVFAMTTTEATQLVLFDSGATHSFISNACVGRLSLEKRDLGCQLFVSTPSSGQVATNSICVGCSLAVAGRRFKVNLVCFPFEGLDVILGMNCLSNNHIIIDYGRHSLVFPKHEGLELISTREAVRALQEGATCFMVMAKQEKKGATKLI; from the coding sequence ATGAAGAAGCCTTACAACCGGCCACAAACTTCTCAGGGTTCCACTTGCTACCAGTGTTGCGGACCCCATCTAAAGAGAAATTGCCCTCAGCTAACAGGTGGCATGGGAGGATCAGGTGATAGTCGCAAGTGTTTCATATGCGACAAATCGGGCCACTTTGCCAATAATTGTCCAGAAAACAAGAGTCTTGGTGTGAAGAAACCAGCAGTATCACCAGCAGAAAGAGCTAGAGCGGCTGGTAGAGTCTTTGCCATGACCACCACAGAGGCTACTCAATTAGTATTGTTCGACTCTGGAGCAACGCATTCTTTCATCTCTAATGCATGTGTGGGGAGATTGAGTCTGGAGAAACGTGACTTGGGGTGTCAGTTATTTGTTTCAACTCCTTCCTCAGGTCAGGTAGCTACCAATTCAATTTGCGTTGGGTGTTCATTGGCAGTGGCAGGTCGCAGATTCAAGGTGAACTTAGTGTGCTTTCCCTTTGAGGGACTGGATGTGATATTGGGGATGAACTGTTTGTCTAACAATCACATCATAATTGATTATGGACGACATAGTTTGGTGTTCCCAAAACATGAAGGGTTGGAGTTGATCTCAACTCGAGAAGCTGTGAGAGCGCTGCAAGAAGGGGCCACGTGTTTTATGGTGATGGCtaaacaagaaaagaaaggcGCAACAAAGTTGATTTAG